Proteins encoded by one window of Synechococcus sp. MVIR-18-1:
- a CDS encoding DUF1254 domain-containing protein produces MTLFTRFPSAVLSALFLACSGSVLHAADIAPKGYNTLIPVDVLTTDTVKTRIGTFKYFDGFPDDETMRKARRQVDLGRGIQTFLNFMPAASLEMLYVGHLDGYGLKPNRDIGIFDELMSSKSLWLTGNTDTVYASAFLDLSDGPVVVEVPPGTGPGTVNDAFFRFVVDMGGPGPDKGKGGKYLILGPGQQAPASTDGFYIAQTPSIINWLILRGFLDDQGQPDTARDSFRNGLKIYPYAMRANPQANSFKDLTDWTVNTIHANNFRFYEELNEVIQREPSEMFSPELLGMASAIGIQKGKPFAPDAEQRELLTESVAIGNATARSILFSPQDPKAYIYPGKAGYWQTGFPGGSHEYLVNNGNGGRDMDGRTLFFYLATVNTPAMALELPGVGSQYAFSSRDAKGAYLDGANTYKLTVPANAPANRFWSFVVYDPQTRSMLQSKESPYPSKNNKRNQDMVSNADGSVDLYFGPEPPAGQEANWVKTIPGKGWFGIFRLYGPEQAWFDRSWTLGSIERL; encoded by the coding sequence ATGACTTTATTTACTCGCTTCCCTTCAGCTGTTCTTTCTGCTTTATTCTTGGCTTGTAGCGGTTCTGTGCTTCATGCCGCTGATATTGCGCCAAAGGGCTATAACACGCTTATTCCTGTCGACGTTTTGACGACAGACACTGTTAAGACTCGGATCGGCACGTTTAAGTATTTCGATGGTTTCCCTGATGACGAGACGATGCGAAAGGCACGGCGTCAGGTGGATTTAGGCCGTGGAATTCAGACCTTCCTCAATTTCATGCCAGCCGCTTCGCTGGAGATGCTGTACGTGGGACATCTTGATGGCTATGGCCTGAAGCCGAATCGGGACATTGGCATTTTTGATGAGCTGATGAGTTCTAAGTCCCTGTGGCTTACAGGAAATACCGATACGGTCTACGCCTCAGCTTTCCTAGATCTCAGCGATGGTCCGGTCGTTGTGGAGGTTCCACCCGGTACAGGTCCAGGAACGGTGAATGATGCTTTCTTCCGATTTGTGGTGGATATGGGAGGCCCTGGACCTGACAAGGGTAAGGGCGGTAAGTATCTCATTCTTGGGCCTGGTCAACAGGCGCCTGCATCCACTGATGGGTTTTATATTGCACAGACCCCTAGCATCATCAACTGGTTGATTCTTCGAGGTTTTCTTGATGATCAAGGCCAGCCAGATACGGCACGGGATAGCTTCAGAAATGGCTTGAAGATCTACCCCTATGCGATGCGGGCCAATCCACAAGCCAACTCTTTCAAGGATCTCACCGACTGGACGGTGAACACCATTCATGCCAATAATTTCAGGTTCTATGAAGAGCTGAATGAGGTGATTCAGCGTGAGCCTTCCGAGATGTTTTCTCCAGAGCTTCTTGGAATGGCGTCAGCGATTGGTATTCAAAAAGGCAAGCCGTTTGCTCCGGATGCTGAGCAAAGGGAACTGCTTACAGAATCAGTTGCGATTGGTAATGCCACGGCTCGTTCGATCCTATTTTCACCTCAGGATCCCAAGGCTTATATCTACCCAGGTAAAGCTGGTTATTGGCAAACTGGATTTCCTGGAGGTAGTCACGAGTATCTCGTGAACAATGGAAATGGTGGGCGCGATATGGATGGCCGCACCTTGTTTTTCTATCTTGCCACGGTGAATACACCGGCGATGGCTCTTGAGCTACCAGGGGTTGGGTCTCAATATGCTTTCTCTTCTAGGGATGCGAAAGGTGCTTATCTCGATGGAGCCAACACCTATAAACTCACAGTTCCTGCCAATGCTCCGGCGAATCGTTTCTGGTCATTTGTGGTTTACGACCCCCAAACCCGTTCGATGCTGCAAAGCAAGGAATCGCCTTATCCCAGTAAAAACAACAAGCGCAATCAGGATATGGTGAGCAATGCTGATGGCAGCGTTGATCTGTACTTCGGACCTGAACCACCAGCGGGCCAGGAGGCCAATTGGGTGAAAACCATTCCTGGTAAGGGTTGGTTTGGGATCTTTCGTTTGTACGGGCCGGAGCAAGCTTGGTTCGACCGGTCCTGGACGCTTGGCTCGATAGAAAGGCTCTAA
- a CDS encoding response regulator transcription factor: protein MTEQGVLVLVGAEALQLKDRLEASGYTALVWGAGDRAIASDGQQPIAALVSPGQLPQVAELRQWLGALPILLGVTEDSIASRELCFSSGADDFWLSTSAPSDLLQRLRLHLSLQKRKEEHCSVVVVGDLQLETTSGLVRRGTRPIGLTERESSLMLLLFKERGKAVSRSQILREVWNDEQGVSSNVVEVYIRYLRQKLEEGGDTRLIHTIRGRGYCLNNGVPFLKSS, encoded by the coding sequence ATGACCGAGCAGGGCGTGTTGGTGTTGGTTGGTGCTGAGGCCCTGCAGCTCAAAGATCGTCTAGAAGCCTCGGGCTATACAGCTTTGGTGTGGGGGGCTGGGGATCGAGCCATTGCATCTGATGGCCAGCAGCCGATAGCTGCGCTTGTGTCGCCGGGCCAGCTGCCTCAAGTGGCTGAGCTGCGCCAGTGGCTTGGAGCGCTGCCGATTCTGTTGGGCGTGACCGAAGACAGCATCGCCTCTCGAGAGCTTTGCTTCAGTTCTGGAGCAGATGACTTCTGGCTGTCCACCAGTGCACCAAGCGATCTCTTGCAACGCTTGCGCCTCCATCTGTCTCTTCAGAAACGCAAGGAAGAGCACTGTTCTGTGGTGGTGGTGGGCGATTTGCAGCTTGAAACCACTAGCGGCCTCGTGCGTCGTGGCACGCGGCCGATTGGCCTAACGGAGCGCGAATCGTCGTTGATGCTGCTGCTGTTTAAGGAGCGGGGCAAGGCCGTGAGCCGCAGTCAAATCCTGCGCGAGGTTTGGAACGATGAGCAAGGCGTGTCGAGCAATGTGGTGGAGGTGTACATCCGCTATCTGCGCCAAAAGCTTGAGGAGGGTGGCGATACTCGCTTGATCCACACCATTCGTGGCCGTGGTTATTGCCTCAACAACGGCGTTCCTTTTCTGAAGAGCTCTTAA
- a CDS encoding FAD-dependent oxidoreductase produces the protein MPNNTPSHVVVIGAGWAGWGASKSLCEAGVRVTLVDGISDPTGSTPLMTKSGKPFEAGTRGFWKDYPNINALTEDLNLGAIYTEFTTSAFWSPDGLEATAPVFGDAPAWPSPLGQMVATFTNFKRLPLQDRLSISGLLYTILDLNRSEDTFNEYDKLSAQDLFVKLGISQRLINDFLRPILLVGLFKPPEELSAAVTMELLYYYALAHQDSFDVRWINAESIAKKLFEPLSQRLISEHQLRVLGGTLATSLRFAPGTNQINAVGIQSVATGKTDCIQNVDAVVLAVGCKGIRSIMSQSPECREAAPELVAAGSLGAIDVVSVRLWLDRYVPIPYPANVFSRFESLQGAGGTFFMLDQLQSKAEQALWGGSEPQGSVIASDFYNASKIALMEDQAIIELLTQQLLPISDPRFKEAAVLDSEVQRYPKSVSLFSPGSFKQRPPLETSIASIVCAGDWVRMGAQEHGAKGLCQERAYVCGLEAGNSLLRRKVISGTAKSQSVEHPVIPIRADEPQVVFGKTLNKVVMDSLNLFGLKHPWLRS, from the coding sequence ATGCCAAACAACACGCCGTCCCATGTGGTCGTGATCGGAGCGGGGTGGGCAGGGTGGGGCGCCTCCAAATCTCTCTGCGAAGCGGGTGTTCGCGTGACCCTGGTCGACGGGATCAGTGATCCCACCGGAAGCACACCACTGATGACCAAAAGCGGCAAACCATTCGAGGCAGGCACGCGGGGGTTTTGGAAGGACTACCCCAACATCAATGCCCTGACGGAAGACCTCAACCTCGGCGCTATCTATACCGAGTTCACCACCAGCGCCTTCTGGTCTCCCGATGGCCTAGAAGCCACAGCTCCGGTGTTTGGCGACGCACCAGCCTGGCCCAGCCCCCTAGGCCAGATGGTGGCCACATTCACAAACTTTAAACGGCTTCCTTTACAAGATCGTCTTAGTATTAGTGGACTTCTTTATACAATTTTAGACCTGAATCGAAGCGAAGATACTTTCAATGAATACGACAAACTTAGCGCCCAAGACCTATTCGTCAAGCTAGGAATTAGCCAACGTTTGATCAATGATTTCCTAAGGCCCATTTTGCTTGTGGGCCTGTTCAAGCCACCAGAGGAGTTATCAGCTGCCGTAACGATGGAGCTGCTGTATTACTACGCATTAGCCCATCAAGATTCATTTGATGTGCGCTGGATCAATGCAGAAAGCATTGCCAAGAAACTCTTTGAACCCCTCAGTCAACGCCTGATCTCAGAGCATCAGCTGCGCGTGTTGGGCGGCACCCTGGCCACCAGCTTGCGCTTCGCACCAGGAACCAACCAGATCAACGCTGTTGGCATTCAATCCGTTGCAACGGGCAAAACCGATTGCATTCAAAACGTGGATGCGGTGGTACTTGCCGTGGGCTGCAAGGGCATCCGCTCGATCATGTCCCAATCTCCAGAGTGCCGAGAGGCAGCACCGGAGCTGGTTGCAGCTGGATCGCTTGGCGCCATTGATGTGGTGTCCGTGCGGCTATGGCTCGATCGCTATGTCCCGATCCCCTACCCGGCCAATGTGTTCTCTCGCTTCGAATCCTTACAAGGAGCAGGCGGCACCTTCTTCATGCTCGACCAACTGCAGAGCAAGGCCGAACAGGCTCTCTGGGGCGGGAGTGAACCACAGGGATCCGTGATTGCCAGCGACTTTTACAACGCCTCCAAAATTGCGCTGATGGAGGATCAAGCCATTATCGAATTGCTCACCCAACAGTTGCTACCGATCAGCGATCCGCGCTTCAAGGAAGCCGCGGTGCTCGACTCTGAAGTGCAGCGCTATCCCAAGAGCGTATCGCTCTTCTCCCCAGGAAGTTTCAAGCAAAGGCCACCCTTGGAAACCTCTATCGCCTCGATCGTCTGCGCTGGCGATTGGGTGCGGATGGGCGCGCAAGAACATGGCGCTAAAGGGCTATGCCAGGAGCGCGCCTATGTGTGCGGTTTAGAAGCAGGAAACTCACTGCTCAGACGCAAGGTCATCTCGGGAACAGCGAAGTCTCAAAGCGTTGAACACCCTGTGATACCGATTCGCGCAGACGAGCCACAGGTGGTGTTCGGGAAAACCCTCAACAAAGTCGTGATGGATTCACTGAATCTGTTTGGACTGAAACATCCTTGGCTTCGTTCATAA
- a CDS encoding NAD(+) kinase, whose amino-acid sequence MPRVGLIVNDGKSLAVDTAQTIQERLERAGHEVVRVSSSGGMVGFANPDQHLRMLGYNACVPEGFDASMALAIVLGGDGTVLSAARQTAPIGVPILTINTGHLGFLAEAYLGDLDKALEQILTDRWTIEERANMVVTVMRGDQRRWEALSLNEMALHREPLTSMCHFEIAIGRHAPVDISADGVILSTPTGSTAYALSAGGPVITPECPVLQLTPIAAHSLASRALVFSDQEPVTVFPATPERLMMVVDGSAGCYVWPEDRVLIRRSDHPVRFVRLSDHEFFQVLRNKLGWGLPHVAKPDRP is encoded by the coding sequence GTGCCCAGGGTCGGACTGATCGTGAATGACGGAAAGTCACTCGCCGTTGACACTGCTCAAACGATTCAGGAGCGGCTCGAACGCGCCGGCCATGAGGTGGTCCGAGTTAGCAGTTCCGGCGGCATGGTGGGTTTTGCCAACCCAGACCAGCACTTGCGGATGCTTGGGTACAACGCCTGTGTGCCAGAGGGATTCGATGCCTCAATGGCGCTGGCCATTGTGTTGGGAGGTGATGGCACGGTGCTGTCAGCAGCCCGTCAAACAGCACCGATCGGTGTGCCAATTTTGACGATCAATACCGGTCATCTCGGCTTTCTCGCAGAGGCCTATCTCGGTGATCTCGATAAGGCCCTCGAGCAGATCCTCACCGATCGCTGGACGATCGAGGAGCGCGCCAACATGGTTGTGACCGTGATGCGCGGAGACCAACGGCGTTGGGAAGCCTTGTCTCTTAATGAGATGGCCTTGCACCGTGAGCCTCTCACCAGCATGTGCCATTTCGAAATTGCGATTGGCCGGCATGCACCTGTTGATATTTCCGCTGATGGAGTGATCCTGTCGACACCCACAGGGTCGACGGCCTATGCCCTTAGCGCTGGCGGACCTGTGATCACCCCAGAATGTCCGGTGTTGCAACTCACGCCGATTGCGGCCCATTCCTTGGCCTCGCGTGCGCTTGTGTTCAGTGACCAGGAACCTGTCACCGTCTTTCCAGCCACTCCCGAGCGCCTGATGATGGTGGTGGATGGAAGCGCAGGTTGTTACGTGTGGCCTGAGGACCGGGTTTTGATCCGGCGAAGTGATCATCCCGTGCGCTTTGTACGCCTCTCGGACCATGAGTTTTTCCAGGTGTTGCGCAACAAGCTGGGCTGGGGCTTGCCCCATGTGGCGAAGCCGGATCGTCCATGA
- the cbiE gene encoding precorrin-6y C5,15-methyltransferase (decarboxylating) subunit CbiE, with amino-acid sequence MIDVIGTDAGAPGSLPPGAQLLLEQAHLLAAPKRLLPALQQWRNSESNQRCIASDNPIALSEELLALGRDQRAVVLASGDPLWFGIGRILIERLGRERLRFHPGPSSLQLAFSRLGRPWQDAQWLSLHGRDPAPLAQRLQQRPSALAVLTDPSRGGVDEVRQSLRSSGLESAYALWLCESLGHSSERVQRLAPCQATPSDLHPLHLVVLLAEAQAAPPADQLPLFGLEDGVFLQHSDRPGLMTKREVRIQLLAELNLPARGVLWDLGAGTGSVGLEALRLRPQLQLLCIEQRSGGSSLIAANAARLGVQPAAVLEGDAMEELPNLPAALAAPNRVLIGGGGRKRRALLEQVIQCMAPEGDVVIPLATLEALAELRPVLEAAKYSVKVSQQQAWRGQPLADGTRLAPMNPVLILKGSAPRQNGA; translated from the coding sequence ATGATCGATGTGATCGGTACCGACGCCGGTGCGCCCGGCTCGCTCCCACCCGGAGCTCAGCTTTTGTTGGAACAGGCCCACCTGCTGGCAGCCCCCAAACGGTTGCTGCCTGCCCTACAGCAATGGCGTAACTCTGAATCAAACCAGCGCTGCATCGCCAGTGACAATCCAATCGCTCTAAGCGAGGAGTTGTTGGCACTCGGGAGGGATCAGCGCGCGGTGGTGCTGGCCAGCGGTGATCCGTTGTGGTTCGGTATCGGCCGGATCTTGATCGAGCGCCTGGGACGCGAACGTCTGCGCTTTCATCCAGGCCCCTCGTCCTTGCAACTGGCATTTTCCCGACTGGGCAGGCCCTGGCAGGACGCGCAATGGCTCAGCTTGCATGGCCGCGACCCAGCACCCCTCGCTCAGCGCTTGCAACAACGCCCCAGCGCCTTGGCCGTGCTCACCGATCCCAGTCGCGGTGGCGTAGACGAGGTGCGCCAAAGCTTGCGCAGCAGCGGCCTGGAATCGGCCTATGCCCTCTGGCTCTGCGAATCGCTTGGTCACAGCAGTGAGCGCGTGCAACGGCTGGCCCCCTGCCAAGCCACGCCTAGCGATTTGCACCCCCTGCATTTGGTGGTGTTGCTCGCGGAAGCTCAAGCGGCTCCACCCGCCGATCAACTTCCTCTGTTTGGCCTGGAGGATGGTGTGTTTCTCCAACACAGCGACCGCCCTGGCTTGATGACCAAACGGGAGGTGCGGATCCAATTGCTCGCGGAGCTCAACCTTCCTGCTCGCGGCGTGCTCTGGGATCTGGGTGCTGGCACAGGCAGCGTGGGCCTGGAAGCGCTGCGGCTGCGGCCGCAGTTGCAGTTGCTTTGCATTGAACAGCGCAGCGGTGGTTCTTCGCTCATCGCCGCCAATGCCGCACGCCTCGGGGTTCAACCAGCAGCAGTGCTGGAGGGGGATGCCATGGAAGAACTCCCCAACCTCCCCGCTGCCTTAGCTGCCCCTAACCGGGTGCTGATTGGTGGCGGTGGCCGCAAACGCAGGGCCCTGCTGGAGCAGGTGATCCAGTGCATGGCCCCCGAGGGTGACGTGGTGATTCCTCTTGCCACCTTGGAAGCCTTAGCGGAGCTGAGGCCAGTGCTCGAGGCCGCCAAGTACTCGGTGAAGGTGAGTCAGCAGCAGGCCTGGCGCGGCCAACCGCTGGCTGATGGCACCCGGCTTGCTCCGATGAATCCGGTGTTGATCCTCAAGGGAAGCGCTCCCCGCCAGAACGGGGCCTAA
- a CDS encoding DUF4278 domain-containing protein, whose product MTLTYRGKQYAQTKSASTSASNKIRLTYRGVVYAK is encoded by the coding sequence ATGACCCTGACTTATCGCGGCAAGCAGTATGCACAAACCAAGAGTGCATCGACATCTGCTTCCAATAAAATTCGTCTTACTTACAGAGGTGTTGTCTACGCCAAGTGA
- a CDS encoding DUF1254 domain-containing protein, whose amino-acid sequence MSGISSKLRRHSSALLLTSLVVAAVSASDRAVNAQQAQASNRYTTPIPEEIFTPDTVKTSAGTFRFFDGMPDAETVRTSFENLKFIRGYETFLTLMPAASIEMLRHGHAGIGVDDHTKVALLSPLNSNPLFLTGNTDTIYGSTFFNLKDTGPLVIEIPAGLGPGTINDAFFRFVADTGAPGPDKGKGGKYLILGPDDAEPSNVGDYFVFRSPTYSNWLILRAFLDSNGMPDKAIAIYENGLRLYPYSQKGNPPQMSFIKAGEQVFNTVHANNFEFFNELNTVIQREPIAFLDPELRGLASSIGLERGQPFSPSPEDRKLLEEAIQVGVAYVRSDMGKPRNEDVYFYPGKQWFTPFAGGSHEWLIDGGKGGLNLDARNNFFWGYTVNTPAMVLKMVGVGSQYGVVATDSNSVYLDGSKTYKFTIDKDVPAKDFWSMVVYDPQTRSELQTGQLLPSKNSVRNKDINMNADGSIDLYFGPKAPIGQEANWIETVPGKGWFAVFRLYGPLEPWFDKTWQLNDIQPLG is encoded by the coding sequence ATGTCAGGCATTTCCAGCAAGCTGCGCAGGCACTCTTCTGCTTTGTTGCTTACATCTTTAGTGGTGGCAGCAGTTAGTGCATCGGATCGTGCCGTCAATGCACAACAGGCACAAGCGAGTAATCGCTATACCACTCCCATCCCTGAGGAGATTTTCACTCCAGACACCGTTAAGACAAGTGCTGGAACGTTTCGGTTCTTCGATGGGATGCCTGATGCAGAAACAGTTCGAACAAGTTTCGAAAATCTAAAATTTATACGTGGCTATGAAACCTTCCTGACCTTGATGCCCGCAGCAAGTATCGAAATGCTGCGTCATGGTCATGCCGGGATTGGAGTTGATGATCACACCAAGGTGGCCTTGTTGTCTCCCTTGAATTCGAATCCTCTGTTTCTCACCGGTAATACCGATACTATTTATGGCTCAACATTTTTCAACCTTAAGGACACAGGTCCTCTGGTTATCGAGATCCCTGCTGGGCTTGGTCCAGGCACGATTAACGATGCCTTTTTTCGCTTTGTCGCTGATACGGGGGCTCCGGGCCCTGATAAGGGGAAAGGTGGTAAATATTTGATCTTGGGTCCAGATGATGCTGAGCCAAGCAATGTTGGTGATTATTTTGTTTTCCGCTCTCCAACATATTCAAACTGGTTGATTCTCAGGGCTTTCCTTGATTCCAACGGCATGCCTGATAAGGCCATTGCTATCTATGAGAACGGATTACGTCTTTATCCCTATTCGCAGAAAGGCAATCCACCTCAGATGAGCTTTATTAAAGCTGGCGAACAGGTGTTTAATACGGTTCATGCCAATAATTTTGAGTTTTTCAATGAACTCAACACGGTGATCCAGCGTGAGCCCATTGCTTTCTTAGATCCCGAGCTAAGGGGATTGGCATCGTCGATTGGTCTCGAAAGAGGTCAACCTTTTTCTCCTTCCCCAGAAGATAGGAAGCTCCTAGAGGAAGCGATTCAAGTGGGTGTTGCTTATGTGCGCTCTGATATGGGTAAGCCTCGAAATGAGGATGTTTACTTCTATCCAGGCAAGCAATGGTTCACGCCGTTTGCAGGTGGGAGTCATGAGTGGCTGATTGATGGTGGGAAAGGTGGCCTCAACCTCGATGCCCGTAATAATTTCTTTTGGGGCTACACCGTTAACACTCCGGCCATGGTGCTGAAAATGGTGGGTGTCGGATCCCAGTACGGAGTGGTAGCGACTGATTCCAATAGTGTCTATCTCGATGGAAGTAAGACTTACAAATTCACGATCGATAAAGATGTACCTGCGAAAGATTTTTGGTCGATGGTCGTTTATGACCCGCAGACTCGATCTGAACTGCAGACGGGTCAACTTTTACCTAGTAAAAATAGTGTCCGAAATAAAGATATAAACATGAATGCTGATGGCAGTATTGATCTGTATTTTGGTCCTAAAGCACCTATAGGACAAGAAGCAAATTGGATTGAAACTGTTCCTGGCAAGGGTTGGTTCGCTGTCTTCCGTCTCTATGGTCCGCTGGAGCCTTGGTTCGATAAAACCTGGCAGCTTAATGACATTCAGCCTCTTGGTTGA
- a CDS encoding AarF/ABC1/UbiB kinase family protein, which produces MSVLSVFDGSSRALEVVRIVSRHEWSFLSQLLNRGDASETRLPLPSVLCNILTELGPVYVKLGQLLSTRPDLLGEDYIEALSQLQADVPAVPWEQLRPQLEQELGCSVDEAFSTFVDTPIAAGSVGQVYKATLPELGAVAVKVLRPGIAAQVEEDGRLLRKIAALAAATSLGSLYDFVGLADQVLEALVRELDFRIEASNTLRLQRSLEGSSFVPDGQIRLPHVVQQLSSRSVLVLEWIEGASILSPEAREALETGPGLVATTTALLGAFVEQYFVEGFFHADPHPGNLKVLADGRVILLDAGMVGLFDPRTRSNLLDLVLALINQDGARATDVLEQIAPPARGVKVDRQHLQRQLDQLIAKSFSKPLEELNFALFLAALLQLANRSGLRVPGTLGLFVKSVTNLEGVGNSLNPAFSFTGEMQPLVAQLLARAVMLPQERLMQFGLDLRNLTIDSPRQLSQLLRRFSSDELVFAIQLEGLEAVRSSLERLSQRISLAILVASLLLSATVMATLAQQPLLRDVSEGLFVGATLFGLWLIVSLLRSSRR; this is translated from the coding sequence ATGTCTGTTCTTAGTGTGTTCGATGGTTCCTCGCGAGCCTTGGAGGTTGTTCGGATCGTCTCGCGCCATGAGTGGTCGTTTCTCTCTCAGCTCCTCAACCGTGGTGATGCCTCCGAGACGCGACTGCCCCTGCCCTCAGTGCTGTGCAACATCCTGACGGAGTTGGGGCCTGTGTACGTGAAGCTGGGCCAGTTGTTGAGTACGCGCCCCGACTTGTTGGGGGAGGATTACATCGAGGCATTGAGCCAATTGCAGGCGGATGTTCCGGCTGTGCCCTGGGAGCAATTGAGACCCCAGCTGGAGCAAGAGCTGGGCTGCTCTGTTGACGAAGCGTTTTCAACGTTCGTGGACACACCGATTGCGGCTGGAAGTGTGGGGCAGGTGTACAAGGCGACCTTGCCTGAGCTGGGTGCTGTGGCCGTGAAAGTGTTGCGGCCAGGGATCGCTGCCCAGGTGGAAGAAGACGGTCGCTTGCTTCGCAAGATTGCCGCCCTCGCTGCAGCAACGTCTCTCGGCAGTTTGTATGACTTTGTTGGTCTTGCTGATCAGGTGCTTGAGGCGTTGGTGCGGGAGCTCGATTTCAGGATTGAGGCCTCCAATACCTTGCGGCTGCAGCGCAGTTTGGAGGGTTCAAGCTTTGTTCCTGATGGTCAGATTCGTCTGCCCCATGTGGTGCAGCAATTGTCGAGCCGCAGCGTCTTGGTGCTCGAGTGGATTGAGGGCGCATCGATCCTCAGTCCTGAAGCTCGAGAGGCTCTAGAGACTGGACCTGGGTTGGTGGCAACAACCACTGCTCTTCTTGGTGCCTTTGTAGAGCAGTACTTTGTGGAGGGGTTTTTTCATGCGGATCCCCATCCCGGCAATCTCAAAGTGCTGGCCGATGGAAGGGTGATCCTGCTGGATGCGGGCATGGTGGGCCTGTTTGATCCGCGCACGCGCAGCAACTTGCTGGATCTTGTCTTGGCACTGATTAACCAGGACGGCGCCCGGGCAACGGATGTGTTGGAGCAAATTGCACCCCCGGCTCGGGGGGTAAAAGTGGATCGTCAGCACTTGCAACGCCAGCTTGATCAGCTGATTGCCAAGAGTTTTTCCAAGCCTTTGGAGGAACTGAATTTCGCCCTGTTCCTTGCCGCCTTGCTGCAGCTGGCGAATCGCTCTGGGTTAAGGGTGCCTGGAACCCTTGGCCTGTTTGTGAAGTCCGTCACCAATTTGGAGGGGGTGGGCAACTCTTTAAACCCGGCATTTAGTTTCACCGGGGAGATGCAGCCCTTGGTGGCGCAGCTGCTGGCCCGTGCCGTGATGCTGCCTCAAGAGCGGCTGATGCAATTTGGCCTTGATTTGCGCAATCTCACGATTGATTCCCCGCGCCAGTTGAGTCAGCTGTTGCGGCGCTTCAGTAGTGATGAATTGGTGTTTGCCATTCAACTGGAAGGACTTGAGGCTGTGCGTTCCAGTTTGGAACGGTTGTCGCAACGAATTTCACTGGCGATTCTTGTGGCCTCGCTGTTGCTGAGTGCCACGGTGATGGCCACGTTGGCCCAACAACCTCTGCTGAGGGATGTCAGCGAGGGATTGTTTGTTGGAGCCACCTTGTTTGGTCTTTGGTTGATTGTGTCGCTGCTGCGTTCTAGTCGCCGGTGA
- a CDS encoding DUF192 domain-containing protein — translation MDVSPPQQLPLEAQWCVRPDSCVLLEVADQPHEQRLGLMQRPALPPLRGMWFPFKPARPLRFWMLNTIAPLDMVFVHQDEVIAIEAEVPICPALPCKSFGPMADADSVIELGAGEAKRLGLGVGDAVVIETIQPVMSANEAEVVRPGD, via the coding sequence ATGGACGTTTCTCCCCCCCAGCAGTTGCCCCTTGAGGCGCAATGGTGCGTTCGCCCCGACAGCTGTGTGTTGTTGGAAGTGGCAGATCAGCCCCACGAGCAACGGCTTGGACTGATGCAACGCCCGGCTCTGCCACCGCTGAGGGGGATGTGGTTTCCGTTTAAGCCAGCACGTCCGCTGCGTTTTTGGATGCTCAACACGATTGCGCCACTCGACATGGTGTTTGTGCACCAGGACGAGGTGATTGCGATCGAGGCTGAGGTGCCGATCTGTCCGGCGTTGCCTTGCAAGAGCTTTGGGCCGATGGCTGATGCGGACAGCGTGATTGAGCTAGGGGCTGGAGAGGCCAAGCGCCTGGGGCTTGGCGTTGGAGACGCGGTGGTGATCGAAACGATCCAACCGGTAATGTCAGCCAATGAAGCAGAGGTGGTACGCCCTGGAGACTAA